Proteins from a single region of Bacteroidota bacterium:
- a CDS encoding 2,3,4,5-tetrahydropyridine-2,6-dicarboxylate N-succinyltransferase has protein sequence MKEIIEQAWNDRSLLTDSGVQETIREVVAQLDSGKLRVAEKVDGNWMVNEWIKKAVILYFPIQPMETIEVGPFEFHDKIPLKKNLKAAGIRVVPHGLIRHGAFVAKNVIVMPGYVNIGAYVDEGTMVDTWATVGSCAQIGKNVHLSGGVGIGGVLEPVQASPVIIEDNCFIGSRCIVVEGVVVEEEAVLGANVVLTQSTKIIDVTGDTPIEYKGRVPKRSVVIPGSYTKKFPAGEYQVPCALIIGTRKESTDKKTSLNDALRDNSVAV, from the coding sequence ATGAAGGAAATTATTGAACAGGCATGGAATGACAGGTCGCTACTGACCGATTCGGGTGTGCAGGAGACCATACGTGAGGTTGTAGCACAATTGGATTCCGGCAAATTGCGCGTTGCCGAAAAGGTGGATGGCAATTGGATGGTGAATGAATGGATAAAAAAGGCTGTCATCTTATATTTCCCGATTCAACCGATGGAAACGATTGAGGTTGGACCATTTGAATTTCACGATAAAATCCCCTTAAAAAAGAACCTGAAAGCAGCAGGTATACGCGTAGTTCCGCACGGATTAATTCGTCATGGTGCATTTGTTGCCAAAAATGTGATTGTAATGCCCGGTTACGTAAATATTGGTGCTTATGTGGATGAGGGCACTATGGTGGATACCTGGGCTACCGTGGGCAGTTGTGCGCAAATCGGCAAAAACGTGCATCTGAGCGGTGGCGTGGGCATTGGAGGGGTTTTAGAGCCCGTTCAGGCGAGCCCGGTAATTATTGAGGACAATTGTTTTATTGGTTCCAGATGTATTGTGGTTGAAGGTGTGGTTGTGGAAGAAGAGGCTGTGCTCGGAGCAAATGTTGTGCTTACGCAATCAACAAAAATAATTGATGTTACCGGTGACACACCAATTGAATATAAAGGTCGCGTGCCAAAACGCAGCGTTGTAATTCCAGGCTCCTACACCAAAAAATTCCCGGCAGGTGAATATCAGGTTCCTTGTGCATTAATTATCGGGACGAGGAAGGAGAGCACGGATAAAAAGACGAGTTTGAATGATGCTTTGCGCGACAATAGCGTTGCCGTGTAG
- a CDS encoding Hsp20/alpha crystallin family protein yields MLTVRRRPNGVPTFVNVFEDFFNQAFPEKFINVKGEFTPSVNVIENDKLFHLEFAVPGFDKADFDVNIEKEFITVSGKKEVKTDVAEKNYTRKEFVYSSFKRTFNLPENVATEAITASYENGILHLELPKKEVKPVTEVKKIEIK; encoded by the coding sequence ATGTTAACTGTAAGACGCAGACCAAACGGAGTTCCAACATTTGTAAATGTATTTGAGGACTTCTTCAACCAGGCATTTCCTGAAAAATTTATTAATGTGAAGGGTGAATTTACACCTTCGGTAAACGTGATTGAGAACGACAAATTATTTCATTTAGAATTTGCTGTTCCCGGTTTCGACAAAGCTGATTTTGATGTGAACATTGAAAAAGAATTTATTACCGTGAGTGGTAAAAAAGAAGTGAAAACTGATGTAGCGGAAAAAAATTACACCCGTAAAGAATTTGTTTACAGCAGTTTCAAACGCACATTTAACTTACCTGAAAACGTGGCTACAGAAGCAATTACGGCAAGTTATGAAAACGGAATTTTACATCTTGAATTACCTAAAAAAGAAGTGAAACCCGTAACCGAAGTGAAAAAAATTGAAATAAAATAA
- a CDS encoding lamin tail domain-containing protein — MNKVCTVIFFLFTLQLPAQLVINEVSSTNFNIYTDEDGDYSDWIELYNAGATSVNLAGYALADSKAIDGKWYFSDSIVPPNGRVLVYASGKNRNCASCPVSPVDHWETAIFDDDIWEYKNGTTEPPANWNDVSFATVWATGQGGFGTGDGDDNTIIAGFSSCLYYRKEFEIVDKSKIIKTILSMDYDDGFVAYINDVEVARINIQGVPTHSTYANYWHEALMYMGLNPKTIELDSALIASLLVDGTNVLAVEIHQYGADDATGRTWLHFGISTPDTYFFDNPDWFSNPGTATELHTDFKIANGENIYLFDPVGNQTDSIYTDMLQVNHVRARIPDGGAWCYSDEPTPLAANDVTCYNGYAEAPVITTAPGFYAGSVDVAITGSTIYYTTDGSNPDVGASVYTAPITYTNTGVVKAMQTEAGKLPSPVVTGTYFIDEPTTLPVVSVIANPCDLFNDGPGCIAAYDNAEGWFNRNPKVSVAVEYYDQDHVKQFGDNYKFECVGNYSISLPQKSMRFVGDEDYGTKSDIAYNVFEHDKPGMEFVHGFRVRNADQDYSGTRMKDITINRIGLPTNSISTGYQNCVVFINGEYWGMYGAREEMDEYFLRDNFGVNPDAVDMIKTGWGGEEKTIAEVGSDTAYYALIDLILDNDMTDPAIYEQVKNEIDVENWVDYIATEVFTDQEEWLYILENNIRLFRSYSPDIKWRYILWDCTNSQFSSNANTLQSSLNNPNNSVYGDMFSALLENDEYRNYFINRFADLINYYFTEESNDAIIDELKAEMEAEVTPQNIRWSTGALGFWNSQVNSLYTFYDNRNANQRNHIKSYFGLAGLVDITLAANPPEAGYVKISTIVPENLPWTGVYFNGNPVTVTAIPNPGYTFANWSTNPFIVSPTDISFNNNITTATTFTANFTGSAIPNPIVISEVNYNPDSTFNGGDWIEIMNNSDVAVDVSSYHLIEKYFYSDFELPNNTVIPAHGFLVLAENKAQFNEKYPSITNVVGDYNFSLKNDSDMILLTDFLNDTVSIFTYQDNRPWPFTADGYGRTMELKDAAANPALPGSWFEGCIGGSPGAAYSLCMENPLVDEINYNSAPFADAGDWFELYNYDNAAVDLSGWTLKDKTGNTFKIPEGTVLDGSSYLVFYSDATKFNTAFPDVSNKVGPIYFSYDGNGDVILIYDAAGKIFQSVGFDDASPYPLTPDGGGTALQIVDVEANINFASNWTESCPEGSPGAAYLTPCGIDIHDSNVEAIAVYPNPATNQITLILPATISGITEVQIIDITGKIIMSKQYDASLNTMLSVAQLSQGMYYLLVSNNNITYSGAFVKE, encoded by the coding sequence ATGAATAAAGTTTGTACTGTTATTTTTTTTCTGTTCACCCTTCAATTACCGGCACAGTTAGTTATCAATGAAGTGTCGAGCACCAATTTTAATATTTATACCGATGAAGACGGCGACTATTCCGATTGGATAGAATTGTATAATGCCGGAGCAACATCTGTAAACCTGGCAGGATATGCGCTTGCTGATAGTAAAGCCATTGATGGTAAATGGTATTTTTCTGATTCCATCGTGCCGCCAAACGGTCGTGTGTTAGTTTATGCATCCGGAAAAAACCGCAACTGTGCGAGTTGTCCGGTATCGCCTGTTGACCACTGGGAAACAGCCATTTTTGATGATGATATTTGGGAATATAAAAACGGCACCACCGAACCACCTGCTAACTGGAATGATGTTTCGTTCGCAACAGTTTGGGCTACAGGGCAGGGTGGATTTGGCACAGGTGATGGTGATGATAATACTATAATCGCCGGATTTAGCTCCTGCTTATATTATAGAAAAGAATTTGAAATAGTTGATAAATCGAAAATCATAAAAACCATTCTAAGTATGGATTATGATGATGGATTTGTAGCGTATATCAATGATGTTGAAGTTGCAAGAATCAATATTCAGGGTGTTCCTACACATAGCACCTATGCAAATTATTGGCACGAAGCATTAATGTATATGGGATTAAATCCAAAAACAATTGAATTAGATTCTGCATTAATTGCTTCTTTATTAGTTGATGGTACCAATGTTTTAGCTGTTGAAATTCATCAGTATGGTGCTGATGATGCAACGGGAAGAACATGGTTACATTTTGGTATTTCTACACCCGATACGTATTTTTTTGATAATCCCGATTGGTTTAGTAATCCGGGAACTGCTACCGAATTACACACCGATTTTAAAATAGCCAATGGTGAAAATATTTATTTATTTGACCCTGTGGGAAATCAAACGGATAGTATTTATACCGACATGTTACAGGTAAATCATGTGCGCGCACGTATTCCTGATGGTGGTGCCTGGTGCTATTCCGATGAGCCAACGCCACTTGCTGCAAATGATGTAACTTGTTACAACGGATACGCTGAAGCACCCGTAATTACTACTGCTCCGGGCTTTTATGCCGGTAGTGTGGATGTGGCAATTACGGGTTCAACAATTTATTATACTACCGATGGCAGTAATCCGGATGTTGGTGCATCGGTATATACCGCACCAATTACTTATACCAATACCGGTGTAGTAAAAGCCATGCAAACAGAAGCAGGAAAATTACCAAGCCCGGTAGTTACAGGAACCTATTTTATTGATGAACCAACTACTTTACCTGTTGTAAGTGTTATTGCAAATCCTTGCGATTTATTTAATGATGGTCCGGGATGTATTGCTGCTTACGATAATGCTGAAGGCTGGTTTAACAGAAATCCTAAAGTATCGGTTGCAGTTGAATATTATGATCAGGACCACGTAAAACAATTTGGTGATAATTATAAATTTGAATGTGTAGGTAATTATTCCATCAGTCTGCCACAAAAAAGTATGCGTTTTGTTGGCGATGAAGATTATGGAACTAAAAGTGATATTGCCTACAATGTATTTGAACACGATAAACCGGGAATGGAATTTGTACATGGTTTTCGCGTAAGAAATGCAGACCAGGATTATTCCGGAACGCGAATGAAAGATATTACGATTAATCGTATCGGTTTGCCGACAAATAGTATTTCAACAGGTTATCAAAATTGTGTGGTATTTATAAATGGTGAATACTGGGGCATGTATGGCGCAAGAGAAGAAATGGATGAATATTTTTTGCGCGACAATTTTGGTGTGAATCCAGATGCAGTTGATATGATTAAAACCGGTTGGGGTGGTGAAGAAAAAACAATTGCTGAAGTGGGTAGTGACACTGCTTATTATGCATTAATAGATTTAATTCTCGATAACGATATGACAGATCCTGCAATTTATGAGCAGGTGAAAAATGAAATTGATGTAGAAAACTGGGTAGATTATATTGCAACAGAAGTATTTACCGACCAGGAAGAATGGTTGTATATTCTGGAAAATAATATTCGTTTATTCCGCAGTTATTCGCCGGATATCAAATGGCGATATATTTTGTGGGATTGCACAAATAGTCAGTTTTCATCCAATGCAAATACTTTACAAAGCAGTCTGAACAATCCGAATAACAGTGTATATGGTGATATGTTTTCTGCCTTACTTGAAAATGATGAATATCGAAATTATTTTATTAATCGTTTTGCCGATTTAATTAATTATTATTTTACGGAAGAAAGTAATGATGCCATTATTGACGAATTAAAAGCAGAAATGGAAGCTGAGGTAACACCCCAAAATATTCGCTGGAGCACCGGTGCGCTTGGTTTCTGGAATAGTCAGGTAAATAGTTTGTACACGTTTTACGATAACCGCAATGCGAATCAACGCAATCATATTAAATCGTATTTCGGTTTAGCGGGACTGGTTGATATTACACTCGCGGCAAATCCGCCTGAAGCAGGTTATGTAAAAATTTCTACCATTGTTCCTGAAAATTTACCTTGGACAGGTGTTTATTTTAATGGTAATCCGGTTACGGTAACTGCAATCCCTAATCCGGGATATACGTTTGCCAACTGGAGCACGAATCCGTTTATTGTTTCACCTACAGATATTTCCTTTAACAATAATATCACAACCGCAACAACTTTTACCGCCAATTTTACGGGTAGTGCAATTCCAAACCCGATAGTAATTTCAGAAGTAAATTATAATCCTGATTCAACATTTAATGGTGGCGACTGGATTGAAATTATGAATAATTCGGATGTTGCAGTTGATGTGAGCAGTTATCATTTAATTGAAAAATATTTTTATTCAGATTTTGAGTTACCGAATAACACCGTAATTCCGGCACATGGGTTTTTAGTGTTGGCAGAAAATAAAGCACAGTTTAATGAAAAATATCCTTCTATAACAAATGTGGTTGGCGATTATAACTTTTCGTTGAAGAACGATAGTGATATGATTTTACTAACCGATTTTTTGAATGATACTGTTTCCATATTCACATACCAGGATAACCGCCCATGGCCATTTACAGCAGATGGTTATGGCAGAACTATGGAATTAAAAGATGCTGCAGCAAATCCGGCATTACCGGGCTCATGGTTTGAAGGTTGTATCGGAGGTTCACCGGGTGCTGCATATAGTTTGTGTATGGAAAATCCGCTGGTAGATGAAATTAATTATAATTCAGCACCTTTTGCCGATGCCGGCGATTGGTTTGAATTATATAATTATGATAATGCAGCAGTTGATTTAAGTGGATGGACTTTAAAAGATAAAACCGGCAATACATTCAAAATTCCTGAAGGCACTGTATTAGATGGAAGTAGCTATCTGGTATTTTATTCTGATGCCACAAAATTTAATACCGCATTTCCTGATGTGAGCAATAAAGTTGGGCCAATTTATTTTAGTTATGATGGCAATGGCGACGTAATTTTAATTTATGATGCTGCAGGAAAAATTTTCCAAAGTGTGGGCTTTGACGATGCATCTCCATATCCGCTTACACCTGATGGTGGTGGAACGGCATTGCAAATTGTAGATGTGGAAGCCAATATCAACTTCGCTTCCAACTGGACCGAAAGTTGTCCGGAA
- a CDS encoding metallophosphoesterase family protein, whose amino-acid sequence MKILLLSDTHGYLDEGILKHAAAADEIWHAGDFGTIEVVDQLQKIKPLRGVWGNIDGKDVRIVYPLDNRFTIDGLDVWMTHIGGYPGHYEQRVRNILTAYPPQLFICGHSHILKVMRDAKYNMLCMNPGAAGVHGFHKVRTMIRFEINKGKIEKPEVIELGLRGKL is encoded by the coding sequence ATGAAAATTTTATTATTATCTGATACACATGGTTATTTGGATGAAGGCATTTTAAAACATGCTGCAGCAGCTGATGAAATTTGGCATGCCGGCGATTTTGGTACTATTGAAGTAGTTGATCAGTTACAAAAAATTAAACCCTTGCGCGGGGTTTGGGGAAATATTGATGGCAAAGATGTTCGTATTGTTTATCCGCTCGATAATCGGTTTACGATTGATGGTTTAGATGTTTGGATGACACATATTGGTGGGTATCCCGGACATTATGAGCAACGCGTTAGAAATATACTTACTGCCTATCCGCCACAATTATTTATTTGCGGACATTCACATATTTTGAAGGTGATGCGTGATGCCAAATACAATATGTTGTGTATGAATCCCGGAGCTGCGGGTGTGCATGGTTTTCATAAAGTAAGAACTATGATTCGCTTTGAAATCAATAAAGGCAAAATTGAAAAGCCTGAAGTTATTGAGTTGGGGTTAAGAGGAAAACTGTAA
- the miaA gene encoding tRNA (adenosine(37)-N6)-dimethylallyltransferase MiaA, with product MTNKKKLIVIAGPTASGKTALAIELAKALQTVILSADARQFYREMQIGTAKPTEAELNAVQHYFINNLSIHDDYDAGKYEAEVIQLLDKLFLQHDSVILCGGSGLFIKAVTDGFDEIPETTPEVREQVQQLYAQNGLSWLQETILQKDPVYYQNSDIQNPKRLLRALEVITQTGNPFSSYHKQHQQQRNFDVIKICLSIDRDLLYERINQRVINMFDAGLEDEVKALIPYKNLNALQTVGYTELFEFFEGKISKKRALELIQQHTRNYAKRQLTWFRKDSGFIWCKPDLNEILPLCK from the coding sequence TTGACAAACAAGAAAAAATTAATCGTAATTGCCGGACCAACAGCTTCCGGAAAAACGGCTTTGGCAATTGAATTGGCTAAGGCGTTACAAACGGTTATTTTATCTGCAGACGCAAGACAATTTTACCGCGAAATGCAAATTGGCACCGCCAAACCAACCGAAGCAGAATTAAATGCCGTGCAACATTATTTTATCAATAATTTATCTATTCACGATGATTATGATGCGGGAAAATATGAGGCGGAAGTAATTCAGTTATTGGATAAATTATTTCTGCAACATGATTCTGTTATTTTATGCGGGGGCAGTGGTTTATTTATTAAAGCAGTGACGGATGGTTTTGATGAAATTCCGGAAACAACACCGGAAGTGCGCGAACAGGTGCAACAGTTGTATGCACAAAACGGATTAAGCTGGTTGCAGGAAACCATTTTGCAAAAAGATCCTGTTTATTATCAAAATTCAGACATTCAAAATCCAAAACGATTATTGCGTGCACTGGAAGTAATTACCCAAACGGGAAATCCATTTTCATCGTACCATAAACAACATCAGCAGCAACGAAATTTTGATGTGATTAAAATTTGCCTTTCTATTGACCGCGATTTGTTATATGAACGTATTAATCAGCGTGTAATAAATATGTTTGATGCGGGATTGGAGGATGAAGTGAAAGCATTAATTCCGTATAAAAATCTCAATGCATTACAAACTGTCGGTTATACAGAGTTATTTGAATTTTTTGAGGGCAAAATAAGCAAAAAACGTGCGCTGGAATTAATTCAGCAGCATACCAGAAATTATGCAAAACGACAATTAACCTGGTTCAGAAAAGACAGTGGTTTTATTTGGTGCAAACCTGATTTAAATGAAATTTTACCATTGTGTAAATAA
- a CDS encoding SLC13/DASS family transporter: MNKHFKVLLGPILGTLVGFIFYETGNTPEVSKTAAVLILMAYWWMTETVNIYVTSLMPVVLFPILGIMGIDAVAPQYMKDVIFLYIGGFMLTFAIERWDLHKRFSLRILIKFGSSPEKLLFGFMLATFFISMWLNNTSTTLMMLPVALAVIKQLHGGDATKRSGLATAILLAISYASTIGGTATLVGTLPNMVMKKFYDENFATAAPLNFSNWFLFAFPLSVVFLLVCFLVFKYLLLPKSDHVLPDSNYCKEEYRKLGKMSFEEKAIAWIFSAAILLWFTLDDKEIWGLNITGWRTMLLNAHIIPDEKFVNESFVAILMGLSLFFFPSKNKKGEALINWEDVKRLPLGILFLFGGGFALAKGVEVSGLSEWIANNCVGLKSLNQWVMIFALCVITTIFSEFASNTATVSLFMAILLPIIPELGIPPLLVMMPVTIAASYSFMLPVGTPPNTIVFGTEMVKVKTMLRVGLWLDIIGAIVITTFTMTLGKLIFGI; the protein is encoded by the coding sequence GTGAATAAACATTTTAAAGTACTCTTAGGACCCATTTTAGGAACATTGGTTGGTTTTATTTTTTACGAAACAGGTAACACACCTGAGGTAAGTAAAACAGCCGCGGTTTTAATTTTAATGGCTTACTGGTGGATGACAGAAACAGTAAATATTTATGTCACCAGTTTGATGCCGGTTGTATTATTTCCCATTTTGGGAATTATGGGTATAGATGCTGTTGCACCACAATATATGAAAGATGTAATTTTTTTATACATCGGTGGTTTTATGCTCACATTTGCTATTGAACGATGGGATTTACATAAACGTTTTTCGTTGCGCATTTTAATAAAATTTGGTTCTTCACCCGAAAAATTATTGTTTGGTTTTATGCTGGCAACATTTTTTATTTCGATGTGGCTGAATAATACTTCTACTACTTTAATGATGTTGCCCGTTGCATTGGCTGTAATAAAACAATTACATGGAGGTGATGCTACCAAACGCAGCGGACTGGCAACGGCAATTTTACTCGCCATTTCCTATGCTTCAACAATCGGCGGAACCGCAACGTTGGTGGGCACTTTGCCGAATATGGTGATGAAGAAGTTTTATGATGAAAATTTTGCCACAGCAGCACCATTAAATTTTTCGAACTGGTTTTTATTTGCATTTCCACTGAGTGTGGTTTTTTTACTGGTGTGTTTTTTAGTATTTAAATATTTGTTACTGCCCAAAAGTGATCACGTATTACCGGACAGTAATTATTGTAAAGAAGAATATCGCAAATTAGGAAAAATGTCGTTTGAGGAAAAAGCCATTGCATGGATTTTTTCAGCAGCTATTTTATTGTGGTTTACATTAGATGATAAAGAAATTTGGGGATTAAATATTACAGGTTGGAGAACCATGTTGTTAAATGCACATATTATCCCGGATGAAAAATTTGTGAATGAAAGTTTTGTTGCCATTTTAATGGGACTGAGTTTATTTTTCTTTCCATCAAAAAATAAAAAAGGTGAAGCCTTAATTAATTGGGAAGATGTAAAACGATTGCCGCTGGGTATATTATTTTTATTTGGTGGTGGCTTTGCTTTGGCAAAAGGTGTAGAGGTTTCCGGATTAAGTGAATGGATTGCCAATAATTGTGTCGGCCTTAAATCGCTGAACCAATGGGTGATGATTTTTGCACTTTGTGTTATTACCACCATTTTTTCAGAATTCGCCAGCAACACCGCAACCGTGAGTTTATTTATGGCGATTTTATTGCCGATTATTCCCGAATTGGGCATTCCGCCATTACTGGTTATGATGCCTGTAACAATTGCTGCCAGTTATTCATTTATGCTGCCCGTTGGCACACCGCCAAATACTATAGTCTTCGGAACAGAAATGGTGAAAGTGAAAACCATGTTACGCGTAGGCTTATGGCTTGATATTATTGGAGCTATTGTTATTACAACATTTACCATGACATTGGGCAAGCTGATATTCGGAATCTGA
- a CDS encoding T9SS type A sorting domain-containing protein, which yields MKIRLLLSLTFITLLSAAYGQVPNGNLEAWTVYTSLASGISADVPSGWDVPDKIAADLGIADRNCTKETSNVHGGSAAARLETKTLNVLGTPLDVPGTITTGVISFDFVTFTPAVVGGAPITAAYDALGGYYQYAPSGSDTMNVVVLMLLGEDTIGMGQYRDPATSGSYQSFNCPITYFVPAVPDQMQIIITSSGGFTSLVPGSVLYVDDLEVTGGINVEDFEGYGIARNIYPNPASEYININNPANNDVTLEVYNMNGQKVDVVTLSPEMNSVNLAAYASGIYTFRLIDNGTVVYSNKFVVRK from the coding sequence ATGAAAATTCGTCTACTACTTTCTTTAACATTTATTACCCTTTTATCAGCTGCCTACGGACAGGTGCCTAATGGCAACCTTGAGGCCTGGACAGTTTACACGTCACTTGCATCGGGCATTTCAGCTGATGTTCCATCAGGTTGGGATGTTCCGGATAAAATTGCTGCCGATCTTGGTATTGCTGACCGTAACTGTACCAAAGAAACATCAAATGTGCATGGTGGTTCTGCTGCAGCACGTTTAGAAACTAAAACATTAAACGTATTAGGAACACCTTTAGATGTTCCCGGAACAATTACTACTGGTGTTATCAGCTTCGATTTCGTAACCTTTACACCTGCTGTTGTTGGTGGCGCTCCTATTACTGCTGCTTACGATGCATTAGGTGGTTACTATCAATATGCTCCATCAGGTTCAGATACAATGAACGTGGTTGTGTTAATGTTGTTAGGTGAAGATACAATCGGTATGGGCCAATATCGCGACCCTGCAACTTCCGGTTCTTATCAGTCATTTAACTGCCCTATCACTTACTTTGTTCCTGCAGTTCCTGATCAAATGCAAATTATCATTACTTCTTCCGGTGGATTTACTTCATTAGTTCCCGGTTCAGTATTGTATGTTGATGATTTAGAAGTAACTGGTGGTATCAACGTTGAAGATTTTGAAGGTTATGGTATTGCTCGTAACATTTATCCAAATCCTGCAAGCGAATACATTAACATCAACAACCCTGCAAACAACGATGTTACTTTGGAAGTTTACAATATGAACGGTCAAAAGGTTGATGTGGTAACACTTTCACCTGAAATGAACAGCGTAAATCTTGCTGCTTATGCAAGCGGTATTTATACTTTCCGTTTAATCGACAACGGTACTGTTGTTTATAGCAATAAATTTGTTGTTAGAAAATAA
- a CDS encoding aquaporin, producing MKKYLVEFIGTFFLVFTIGISGDVFAIAGVLMALIYMGGHISGAHYNPAVTVGFMMCGAIRLYDAIRYWIAQFAGAILAAGLCLLLNENQVNLVIADGLLPEAILLEIAFTFALMLVILNVAIAPAAKGNQYYGLAISSVVFAGIMAARPVSGAAFNPAVSLGFNIFNLQAYGFDSCIHALTALAGAGLGALVYKYTNR from the coding sequence ATGAAAAAATATTTAGTCGAATTTATCGGCACTTTCTTTTTAGTATTTACAATCGGCATTTCCGGCGATGTATTTGCCATTGCAGGGGTTTTAATGGCGTTGATATATATGGGTGGACATATCAGCGGGGCACATTATAATCCTGCCGTAACAGTGGGTTTTATGATGTGTGGTGCTATTAGATTATACGATGCTATTCGTTATTGGATTGCCCAGTTTGCAGGGGCAATTTTAGCTGCGGGTTTATGTTTATTATTAAACGAAAATCAGGTAAATCTTGTAATTGCAGATGGCCTGTTGCCCGAAGCCATATTGCTTGAAATAGCCTTCACATTTGCGCTGATGCTGGTTATTTTAAATGTGGCCATTGCACCTGCTGCCAAAGGTAATCAGTATTACGGACTGGCAATCAGCAGTGTCGTGTTTGCCGGAATAATGGCTGCGCGGCCGGTAAGTGGTGCTGCTTTTAACCCTGCTGTGTCATTGGGATTTAATATTTTTAATCTGCAGGCATATGGTTTCGATAGTTGTATACATGCCTTAACAGCCTTAGCAGGAGCGGGTTTGGGGGCTTTGGTGTATAAGTATACCAACCGTTAA
- a CDS encoding HD domain-containing protein: MNPQTSPLSFSSEENFLFEKIAACAEQLGFPCYVVGGFVRDKLLGRNYKKDIDFVCLGSGILLARLVAENLPGQPFVAEFKNFGTAHFKFNDIDVEFVGARKESYHRESRKPVVEDGTLEDDQLRRDFTINALAISLNKNDYGKLIDPFNGVADLEDRIIRTPREPHITFSDDPLRMMRAIRFAAQLNFDIESETYAGIKAAKERINIISQERISDELNKILLSPKPSIGLYYLSDSGLLEYIFPELESMHGTDMIDGNGHKDNFYHTLEVVDNISATTENLWLRWAALLHDIAKPVTKKYVPPTGWTFHGHEIVGAKMARRIFTRLKLPLQQELRQVQNLVALHMRPISLTKENVTDSAIRRLLFEAGEDLEGLMLLCQADITTKNRLKVKRYKENFEMVREKLRDVEERDHIRNFQPPITGELIMEIFNIKPGKEVGIIKDYVRESILDGLIPNDYDKAYQLMIEKGRELGLQIVANK, translated from the coding sequence ATGAATCCGCAAACTTCACCCCTCTCCTTTTCATCAGAAGAAAATTTTCTGTTTGAAAAAATTGCTGCCTGTGCTGAGCAGTTGGGGTTTCCGTGTTATGTGGTGGGGGGATTTGTTAGGGATAAATTGTTGGGCAGAAATTATAAAAAGGATATTGATTTTGTTTGTTTGGGCAGTGGAATTTTGTTGGCGCGATTGGTTGCGGAAAATTTGCCGGGACAACCTTTTGTTGCGGAATTTAAAAATTTTGGGACAGCACATTTTAAGTTTAATGATATTGATGTAGAATTTGTTGGGGCGAGAAAAGAATCCTATCATCGTGAATCGCGGAAGCCGGTTGTGGAAGATGGTACTTTGGAAGATGACCAGTTGCGTCGCGATTTTACGATTAATGCATTGGCTATTTCGCTGAATAAAAATGATTACGGCAAATTAATTGACCCGTTTAATGGTGTTGCTGATCTTGAAGACAGAATTATAAGAACACCTCGGGAGCCGCATATTACCTTTAGTGATGACCCGCTGCGTATGATGCGCGCGATTCGTTTTGCCGCACAATTAAATTTTGATATTGAATCGGAAACATACGCCGGAATAAAAGCTGCTAAAGAACGAATAAATATTATTTCGCAGGAAAGGATTAGCGATGAATTAAATAAAATATTATTGTCACCAAAACCTTCAATCGGATTGTATTATTTATCGGATTCTGGATTGCTGGAATACATTTTTCCTGAGCTGGAAAGCATGCATGGAACCGATATGATTGACGGCAACGGACATAAAGATAATTTTTATCATACACTGGAAGTTGTGGATAATATCAGTGCTACAACCGAAAATTTATGGTTACGATGGGCTGCTTTGTTACATGATATTGCCAAGCCGGTTACTAAAAAATATGTACCACCAACCGGATGGACATTTCATGGGCACGAAATTGTTGGTGCTAAAATGGCCAGACGAATTTTTACGCGATTAAAATTACCATTGCAACAGGAATTACGTCAGGTGCAAAATTTGGTGGCTTTACACATGCGACCAATTTCTTTAACGAAAGAAAATGTTACCGACTCCGCCATTCGCCGTTTATTGTTTGAAGCAGGTGAAGATTTAGAAGGGCTGATGTTGTTATGTCAGGCCGATATCACCACCAAAAATCGTTTGAAAGTAAAACGGTATAAAGAAAATTTTGAAATGGTACGTGAGAAATTACGCGATGTGGAAGAACGCGACCATATTCGTAATTTTCAACCACCCATTACCGGTGAATTAATTATGGAAATATTTAATATTAAACCGGGCAAAGAAGTTGGAATTATTAAAGATTATGTTCGGGAATCTATTTTAGACGGATTAATTCCGAATGATTACGATAAGGCTTATCAGCTCATGATAGAAAAAGGAAGAGAACTCGGTTTACAAATTGTTGCGAATAAATAA